Within Planococcus citri chromosome 2, ihPlaCitr1.1, whole genome shotgun sequence, the genomic segment ttgcaaaaattttgttctcaaacaaaatttttcgtgttttcagTTCCTTCTGAATAATTTCTTGTTTTCTTGTGCATTATAAGCTTTCATCAAAATCTATTATGTATCTCGCCTTGAAGAAAACTGAGTAGTTACTACTATTCATTGGCATAATCGATCTTCGGTCTAATTTTTCATTGTAGCAATGGAAGGTACGAAAGAAGATTTCGACAGTTTTTACACTGAGGTGAGTTCGCTATTTTGTTTGAGAATACTGTACATTCATTCTTGCAATGATAATGTTATGCTCCAGGTAAAAGCAATCGAAAAACGGGATTCAGTATTAACTTCGGATCAACAACTCACTCGTTTATTGCGACCCGGCTCTACGTACCTTAATTTGAATCCGTATGAAGTTCTTCAAATTCAGCCCGAAGATTCCGTGGATGTTGCCAAAACAAAGTATAGACGGGTACATTTACTTTCCTTACGCTATGTATACGTCTTTTAAGCCTTCTGTTCTTGATGATTAGTACGTTTTGAATTCCAGTTATCCATACTCGTACATCCAGATAAAAATCCGAACGACAAAGAAAGAGCTGAGCGAGCATTCGAAATAGTTTGTAAAGCTTGGaagattattgaaaatgaagaaactaggaaaaaatgtttggatatTGTTGAAGAAGCGAAAGAACGAACTAATCTCATGATCagtgaaaagagaaaaaagctgaaaaagaaC encodes:
- the LOC135836747 gene encoding dnaJ homolog subfamily C member 8, producing the protein MEGTKEDFDSFYTEVKAIEKRDSVLTSDQQLTRLLRPGSTYLNLNPYEVLQIQPEDSVDVAKTKYRRLSILVHPDKNPNDKERAERAFEIVCKAWKIIENEETRKKCLDIVEEAKERTNLMISEKRKKLKKNEPVEEDDPEKYKHAVWVMTMKLFAEAERRRRNLEQRNMEEKKRQREQEIEEEENAKKQREWQKNFDESRQTRVDSWKQFQATTSTSKKVKKLKTFKPPRHKAETR